The Kosakonia sacchari SP1 genome includes a window with the following:
- a CDS encoding YchO/YchP family invasin, with amino-acid sequence MLSLISGVASARQNSFVQQAENPFDNDGDGLPDLGMAAENGAQEKHFAEMAKAFGEASMNDNGLTTGEQARQFAFGQLRDVVSDEVNQQVESWLSPWGSASVDFKVDNEGGFTGSHGDWFVPLQDNNRYLSWSQLGLTQQDAGLVGNVGVGQRWIAGDWLLGYNTFYDNLLDDNIGRAGLGAEAWGEYLRFSANYYQPVNSWEYQTATLQQRMARGYDVTAQARLPFYQQLNTSVSVEQYFGNSVDLFDTGTGYHNPVAVKLGVNYTPVPLVTLTAEHRQGESGVSQNDLGLKVNYRFGVPLWKQLSASEVAESRSLRGSRYDSPTRNNAPVFEYRQRKTLSVFLATPPWDLQPGETVALKLQINSTHGVRSITWQGDTQALSLTPPANGRSGDGWTLIMPRWDSAEGATNRWTLSALVEDEKGQRVESNTIELKLTEPVIPPAENSNTGWTLPDP; translated from the coding sequence ATGCTGTCACTGATAAGCGGCGTCGCCAGTGCCCGGCAGAATAGCTTCGTACAGCAAGCAGAAAACCCCTTTGATAATGACGGCGACGGTTTGCCGGATCTTGGCATGGCTGCGGAAAATGGCGCGCAGGAAAAGCATTTCGCCGAGATGGCGAAAGCGTTCGGCGAAGCCAGCATGAACGATAACGGCCTGACCACTGGTGAGCAGGCGCGGCAGTTTGCTTTCGGACAATTGCGCGATGTCGTTAGCGACGAAGTGAATCAGCAAGTGGAGTCCTGGCTTTCGCCGTGGGGCAGCGCCAGCGTGGATTTCAAAGTGGATAATGAAGGCGGGTTCACTGGCAGCCACGGCGACTGGTTTGTGCCATTGCAGGATAATAATCGCTATCTCAGCTGGAGCCAGCTTGGGCTAACGCAGCAGGATGCCGGGCTGGTGGGGAATGTTGGCGTCGGTCAGCGCTGGATCGCCGGTGACTGGCTGCTGGGTTACAACACTTTTTACGACAATCTACTTGATGACAATATTGGTCGCGCCGGGCTGGGCGCTGAAGCCTGGGGTGAATATTTACGCTTTTCGGCAAACTACTACCAGCCAGTAAACAGCTGGGAGTACCAGACCGCCACGCTGCAACAGCGCATGGCGCGGGGCTATGATGTGACGGCGCAGGCGCGATTGCCGTTTTATCAGCAGCTCAATACCAGCGTCAGCGTCGAGCAATATTTCGGCAACAGCGTTGATCTTTTTGACACCGGGACGGGCTATCACAACCCGGTGGCGGTGAAACTGGGGGTGAATTACACACCAGTTCCGCTGGTGACGCTGACCGCCGAACACCGCCAGGGGGAGAGTGGGGTTAGTCAGAACGATTTAGGGCTGAAAGTGAATTATCGCTTTGGTGTACCTCTGTGGAAGCAGCTTTCTGCCAGCGAGGTGGCAGAGAGCCGTTCACTACGGGGTAGCCGCTACGACAGCCCGACGCGCAACAATGCACCGGTTTTCGAATATCGTCAGCGTAAAACGTTATCAGTCTTTCTTGCCACGCCGCCGTGGGATTTGCAGCCGGGTGAGACGGTGGCGCTGAAACTGCAAATTAACAGCACGCACGGTGTACGTTCGATAACCTGGCAGGGCGACACCCAGGCGTTAAGCCTCACGCCGCCGGCCAATGGGCGCAGCGGCGATGGCTGGACATTGATCATGCCGCGCTGGGATAGCGCAGAAGGCGCGACCAACCGCTGGACGTTGTCGGCACTGGTGGAAGACGAGAAAGGGCAGCGCGTGGAGTCGAACACTATCGAACTGAAGCTGACGGAGCCGGTGATCCCGCCAGCGGAAAACAGTAACACGGGCTGGACGCTGCCAGACCCGTAA
- a CDS encoding nitrate reductase subunit alpha, with protein sequence MSKFLDRFRYFKQKGETFADGHGQLLNTNRDWEDGYRNRWQHDKIVRSTHGVNCTGSCSWQIFVKNGLVTWETQQTDYPRTRPDMPNHEPRGCPRGASYSWYLYSANRLKYPLMRKRLIKLWREAKAQHSDPVNAWASIIEDAEKAKSFKQARGRGGFVRSSWQEVNELIAASNVYTVKTYGPDRVAGFSPIPAMSMVSYASGARYLSLLGGTCLSFYDWYCDLPPASPQTWGEQTDVPESADWYNSSYIIAWGSNVPQTRTPDAHFFTEVRYKGTKTVAVTPDYAEIAKLCDLWLAPKQGTDAAMALAMGHVMLREFHLDKPSQYFTDYVRRYTDMPMLVMLEERDGYYAAGRMLRAADLVDALGQQNNPEWKTVALDSEGNLTAPNGSIGFRWGEKGKWNLEQRDGSNGADVELNLSLLGKQDDIAQVGFPYFGGDNTEHFAGVELDNVLMHKLPVKRLQLADGTTALVTTVYDLTMANYGLDRGLGDENCATRYDEIKAYTPAWAEKVTGVSQSQIIRIAREFADNADKTHGRSMVIIGAGMNHWYHLDMNYRGIINMLVFCGCVGQSGGGWAHYVGQEKLRPQTGWQPLAFALDWQRPARHMNSTSYFYNHSSQWRYETVTAQEFLSPLADKSRYTGHLIDFNVRAERMGWLPSAPQLGTNPLRIAAEAEKAGMSAVDYTVKSLKDGSLRFAAEQPENGKNHPRNLFIWRSNLLGSSGKGHEFMLKYLLGTEHGIQGKDLGKQGGVKPEEVEWHDNGLDGKLDLVVTLDFRLSSTCLYSDIVLPTATWYEKDDMNTSDMHPFIHPLSAAVDPAWESKSDWEIYKGIAKSFSALCVGHLGKETDVVTLPIQHDSAAELAQPLGVKDWKKGECDLIPGKTAPHIIPVERDYPATYERFTSIGPLMEKIGNGGKGIAWNTQSEMDLLRKLNYTKADGPAKGQPMLNTAIDAAEMILTLAPETNGHVAVKAWAALSEFTGRDHTHLATNKEEEKIRFRDIQAQPRKIISSPTWSGLEDEHVSYNAGYTNVHELIPWRTLSGRQQLYQDHQWMRDFGESLLVYRPPIDTHSVKEVMGVKSNGNPEKALNFLTPHQKWGIHSTYSDNLLMLTLGRGGPVVWMSDKDAKEIGIEDNDWIEVFNANGALTARAVVSQRVPAGMTMMYHAQERIVNLPGSEITGQRGGIHNSVTRITPKPTHMIGGYAQLAYGFNYYGTVGSNRDEFVVVRKMKNINWLDGEGNDQVQESAK encoded by the coding sequence ATGAGTAAATTCCTGGACCGGTTTCGCTACTTCAAACAGAAAGGCGAAACCTTTGCCGATGGGCACGGCCAGCTCTTAAACACCAACCGGGACTGGGAGGATGGATACCGTAACCGCTGGCAGCACGACAAAATCGTGCGTTCTACCCATGGCGTAAACTGCACGGGCTCGTGCAGCTGGCAGATCTTCGTGAAGAACGGTCTGGTCACCTGGGAAACCCAGCAGACTGACTACCCACGCACCCGCCCGGACATGCCGAACCACGAACCGCGTGGCTGCCCGCGTGGCGCCAGCTACTCCTGGTACCTCTATAGTGCGAACCGCCTGAAATACCCCCTGATGCGTAAACGCCTGATCAAACTGTGGCGTGAAGCGAAAGCGCAGCACAGCGATCCGGTTAATGCCTGGGCTTCCATCATCGAAGATGCGGAAAAAGCGAAAAGCTTTAAACAGGCGCGTGGTCGCGGTGGTTTCGTGCGTTCCTCCTGGCAGGAAGTGAACGAGCTGATTGCTGCTTCGAACGTTTACACCGTGAAAACGTACGGCCCGGACCGTGTCGCGGGCTTCTCGCCAATCCCGGCAATGTCGATGGTGTCTTACGCTTCTGGCGCGCGTTATCTCTCGCTGCTGGGCGGCACCTGCCTGAGTTTCTACGACTGGTACTGCGACTTGCCGCCAGCCTCTCCGCAAACCTGGGGCGAGCAGACTGACGTGCCGGAATCTGCCGACTGGTACAACTCCAGCTACATCATCGCCTGGGGTTCCAACGTTCCGCAGACCCGTACGCCGGACGCCCACTTCTTTACCGAAGTGCGCTACAAAGGCACCAAAACGGTTGCAGTAACGCCGGACTACGCCGAAATCGCCAAACTGTGTGATTTGTGGCTGGCACCGAAGCAGGGTACCGATGCGGCAATGGCGCTGGCGATGGGCCACGTTATGCTGCGTGAATTCCACCTCGATAAACCGAGCCAGTACTTCACCGATTACGTTCGCCGTTATACCGACATGCCGATGCTGGTGATGCTCGAAGAGCGCGACGGTTACTACGCGGCAGGCCGCATGCTGCGTGCCGCCGATCTGGTGGATGCGCTGGGCCAGCAAAATAATCCGGAGTGGAAAACCGTTGCCCTCGATAGCGAAGGTAACCTGACCGCGCCGAATGGCTCCATTGGTTTCCGCTGGGGTGAAAAAGGTAAGTGGAACCTTGAGCAGCGCGACGGCAGCAATGGTGCTGATGTTGAACTGAACCTCAGCCTGCTGGGTAAACAGGACGATATCGCGCAGGTCGGCTTCCCGTATTTCGGTGGTGACAATACTGAGCATTTTGCCGGCGTTGAACTCGATAACGTCCTGATGCACAAACTGCCGGTTAAACGCCTGCAACTGGCTGATGGTACCACTGCGCTGGTGACCACGGTTTACGACCTGACCATGGCGAACTACGGCCTGGATCGCGGTCTGGGTGATGAAAACTGCGCAACCCGTTACGACGAAATAAAAGCCTACACACCGGCATGGGCTGAGAAAGTAACCGGGGTTTCGCAGTCACAAATTATTCGCATCGCCCGTGAATTCGCCGATAACGCCGATAAAACACATGGCCGTTCGATGGTTATCATCGGCGCCGGGATGAACCACTGGTATCACCTCGATATGAACTACCGTGGGATCATCAATATGCTGGTCTTCTGCGGTTGCGTGGGACAGAGCGGCGGCGGCTGGGCACACTACGTAGGCCAGGAAAAACTGCGTCCGCAAACCGGCTGGCAGCCGCTGGCATTTGCCCTCGACTGGCAGCGTCCGGCGCGTCACATGAACAGCACCTCCTACTTCTATAACCACTCCAGCCAGTGGCGTTATGAAACAGTAACTGCGCAGGAGTTCCTGTCGCCGTTAGCGGATAAATCCCGCTACACCGGCCATCTGATCGACTTTAACGTGCGCGCTGAGCGTATGGGCTGGCTGCCGTCCGCGCCGCAACTGGGCACCAACCCGCTGCGTATCGCCGCTGAAGCGGAAAAAGCGGGTATGAGCGCGGTCGATTACACCGTTAAATCACTGAAAGACGGTTCACTGCGTTTCGCGGCGGAACAGCCGGAAAACGGCAAAAACCACCCGCGTAACCTGTTTATCTGGCGCTCCAACCTGTTGGGTTCTTCCGGTAAGGGTCACGAGTTTATGCTCAAGTACCTGCTGGGCACCGAACACGGTATTCAGGGCAAGGATCTTGGCAAACAGGGTGGTGTGAAACCGGAAGAAGTGGAATGGCACGACAACGGTCTCGACGGCAAACTGGATCTGGTCGTTACCCTCGATTTCCGCCTGTCCAGCACCTGTCTCTACTCCGATATCGTGCTGCCAACCGCAACCTGGTACGAAAAAGACGACATGAATACCTCGGATATGCATCCGTTTATTCATCCGCTTTCTGCCGCTGTTGACCCGGCATGGGAATCCAAAAGCGACTGGGAAATCTACAAAGGCATCGCCAAATCCTTCTCCGCGCTGTGCGTTGGGCATTTAGGTAAAGAGACCGATGTCGTGACGCTGCCGATTCAGCATGACTCCGCTGCGGAACTGGCGCAGCCGCTGGGTGTGAAAGACTGGAAAAAAGGCGAATGCGATCTGATCCCAGGCAAAACCGCGCCGCATATTATTCCGGTGGAACGCGACTACCCGGCAACCTATGAGCGCTTTACCTCTATCGGCCCGCTGATGGAAAAAATCGGCAACGGTGGTAAAGGCATCGCCTGGAATACCCAGAGCGAAATGGATCTGCTGCGTAAGCTGAACTACACCAAAGCGGACGGCCCGGCGAAAGGGCAGCCGATGCTCAATACCGCCATCGATGCGGCGGAAATGATCCTCACGCTGGCACCGGAAACCAACGGCCATGTGGCGGTTAAAGCCTGGGCTGCGCTGAGTGAATTTACCGGCCGCGACCATACGCATCTGGCCACGAATAAAGAGGAAGAGAAGATCCGCTTCCGCGATATTCAGGCGCAGCCGCGCAAAATCATCTCCAGCCCGACCTGGTCAGGCCTTGAAGATGAGCACGTTTCCTACAACGCAGGTTACACCAACGTGCATGAGCTGATCCCGTGGCGCACGCTCTCTGGTCGCCAGCAGTTGTATCAGGATCATCAGTGGATGCGTGACTTCGGCGAAAGCCTGCTGGTGTACCGTCCGCCGATTGACACCCATTCAGTGAAAGAAGTTATGGGCGTGAAATCCAACGGTAATCCGGAAAAAGCGCTGAACTTCCTGACGCCACACCAGAAATGGGGCATCCACTCTACCTACAGCGACAACCTGTTGATGCTGACGCTGGGGCGCGGTGGTCCGGTGGTGTGGATGAGCGATAAAGATGCCAAAGAGATCGGCATTGAGGATAACGACTGGATTGAAGTCTTTAACGCCAACGGCGCGTTGACGGCGCGTGCGGTTGTCAGCCAGCGTGTGCCGGCCGGTATGACCATGATGTACCACGCGCAGGAACGTATTGTGAACCTGCCAGGTTCAGAAATTACCGGGCAGCGCGGCGGGATCCACAACTCCGTTACCCGTATTACCCCGAAACCGACCCATATGATCGGCGGCTACGCCCAGCTGGCTTATGGCTTTAACTACTACGGCACGGTCGGTTCCAACCGTGATGAGTTCGTGGTGGTGCGTAAGATGAAGAACATTAACTGGTTGGATGGCGAAGGCAATGACCAGGTACAGGAGAGCGCAAAATGA
- a CDS encoding YbhB/YbcL family Raf kinase inhibitor-like protein — MNTKHKLLCSAILFYAAQASANELFTLQSSAFADNALMEKKFAGNASNNPNCTGENYSPSLVWNNPPANTQSYALVVHDPEGATGLGVTHLVAYNIAPSSTGFAQNDLRDGKGYTGGRNTPGNLRWHGPCPPPGSGAHHYTFTLIATSLKPTLPEGLTREELFAKLKGHTLAATGLIGRFGQ, encoded by the coding sequence ATGAACACTAAGCATAAACTTTTGTGCAGTGCGATCCTGTTTTATGCCGCGCAGGCCAGCGCGAACGAGCTGTTTACCCTGCAATCTTCCGCATTTGCGGATAACGCCTTAATGGAGAAAAAATTCGCCGGTAACGCCAGCAATAACCCGAACTGTACCGGCGAAAATTATTCACCGTCGCTGGTGTGGAACAACCCACCTGCCAATACGCAGAGTTACGCACTGGTGGTTCACGATCCCGAAGGCGCGACCGGGCTGGGCGTAACGCACCTTGTGGCGTATAACATCGCCCCGTCCAGCACGGGCTTTGCGCAAAACGATCTGCGCGATGGCAAAGGCTATACGGGCGGCAGGAACACGCCGGGGAATCTGCGCTGGCATGGCCCATGCCCACCTCCGGGCAGCGGCGCGCATCATTACACCTTTACCCTCATCGCAACGTCGCTTAAACCAACGCTGCCCGAAGGGCTTACGCGCGAAGAATTATTCGCAAAACTGAAAGGTCACACGCTTGCCGCTACCGGGCTTATTGGTCGCTTTGGTCAGTAA
- a CDS encoding NarK family nitrate/nitrite MFS transporter, with amino-acid sequence MQHSTIPEKSSSARVITDWRPEEPAFWQQQGNKIASRNLWISVPCLLLAFCVWMLFSAVAVNLPKVGFQFTTDQLFMLTALPSVSGALLRVPYSFMVPVFGGRRWTAFSTGILIIPCVWLGFAVQDLSTPFSTFIIISLLCGFAGANFASSMANISFFFPKQKQGGALGINGGFGNLGVSVMQLIAPLAVSFSIFAAFGGTGVAQPDGSLLYLENAAWIWVPLLAVFTLAAWFGMNELATSKASLSAQLPVLKRSHLWIMSFLYLATFGSFIGFSAGFAMLSKTQFPEVQILHFAFFGPLVGALARSAGGAISDRLGGTRVTLVNFVLMAIFSALLFLTLPSGGTGGNFTAFFCVFLVLFLTAGLGSGSTFQMISVIFRKKTMERVQQRGGSESEAMREAATETAAALGFISAIGAIGGFFIPKAFGTSLALTGSPAGAMKVFLVFYIACVVITWAIYGRKKQ; translated from the coding sequence ATGCAGCACTCAACCATCCCGGAAAAGAGTTCGTCAGCGCGGGTTATTACCGACTGGCGTCCTGAAGAACCGGCATTCTGGCAACAGCAGGGCAATAAGATTGCGAGCCGCAACTTGTGGATCTCCGTGCCTTGTCTTCTTCTGGCTTTCTGTGTCTGGATGCTTTTTAGCGCAGTCGCCGTCAATCTCCCGAAAGTGGGTTTTCAGTTTACCACCGACCAGCTCTTTATGCTGACCGCGTTGCCATCCGTTTCCGGCGCACTGTTACGCGTACCGTACTCGTTTATGGTGCCGGTGTTCGGCGGTCGTCGCTGGACAGCTTTCAGTACCGGGATCTTAATCATTCCGTGTGTGTGGCTGGGTTTTGCCGTACAGGATCTGAGCACGCCGTTTAGCACGTTTATCATTATCTCGCTGCTGTGCGGTTTTGCTGGTGCGAACTTTGCTTCCAGCATGGCGAATATCAGCTTCTTTTTTCCGAAACAGAAGCAGGGTGGCGCGCTTGGCATCAACGGTGGCTTTGGCAACCTCGGCGTGAGTGTGATGCAGTTGATTGCACCGCTGGCGGTGTCGTTTTCCATTTTTGCCGCCTTTGGCGGTACCGGTGTTGCACAACCTGATGGTTCGTTGTTGTACCTCGAAAACGCGGCCTGGATATGGGTACCGTTACTGGCGGTGTTTACTCTGGCAGCCTGGTTCGGGATGAATGAGCTGGCGACCTCTAAAGCCTCGCTTAGCGCGCAACTTCCGGTACTCAAGCGTTCGCACCTGTGGATTATGAGCTTCCTGTATCTGGCAACTTTCGGCTCGTTTATCGGCTTTTCTGCCGGTTTTGCGATGCTGTCGAAAACCCAGTTTCCGGAAGTGCAGATCCTGCATTTCGCCTTCTTCGGCCCGCTGGTGGGCGCACTGGCACGCTCCGCAGGCGGTGCGATTTCTGACCGTCTGGGCGGGACTCGCGTAACGCTGGTGAACTTCGTGCTGATGGCCATTTTCAGTGCCTTGCTGTTCCTGACGCTGCCATCCGGCGGCACTGGCGGCAATTTCACTGCATTCTTCTGCGTCTTCCTCGTGCTGTTCCTGACGGCCGGGCTGGGTAGTGGTTCGACATTCCAGATGATTTCGGTGATTTTCCGTAAAAAAACCATGGAACGCGTACAACAACGCGGCGGCAGTGAAAGCGAAGCAATGCGTGAAGCCGCCACCGAAACAGCCGCAGCGCTGGGCTTTATCTCGGCAATTGGCGCAATTGGCGGTTTCTTTATTCCGAAAGCATTCGGCACTTCACTGGCGTTGACCGGCTCACCGGCAGGGGCGATGAAAGTGTTTCTCGTGTTCTATATCGCCTGCGTGGTGATCACCTGGGCGATATACGGGCGTAAAAAACAATAA
- the narX gene encoding nitrate/nitrite two-component system sensor histidine kinase NarX has translation MLKRLFSPISLVNQLALLMLLSTAIGVTGMAISGWLVQGVQGSAHAINKAGSLRMQSYRLLSAIPLHEDEQYLLDEMEYTAFSPELAQAAQRDGQQAQLAALQNYWRSEVVPAIKQAQQPAQAAEIIAIFVGRIDRLVTSFDRSTEHRIEQVVVMHRLMAIVMGLLLLFAVVWLRARLLRPWQQLLSMARAVSQRDFTQRARISGRNEMATLGEALNNMSAELGESYAILERRVQEKTAGLEQKNQILSFLWQANHRLHSRIPMCERLSPVLNGLQNLTLLHDIELRVYDLEDEENHQDFTCQSDASCDDKGCHLCPRNGILTESSGFGTTLKWRLADAHMQYGLLLATLPPGRHLSHDQQQLVDTLVEQLTATLALDRHQDRQQQLMVMEERATIARELHDSIAQSLSCMKMQVSCLQMQGDALPENSQQLLGQIRNELNTSWAQLRELLTTFRLQLTEPGLRPALESSCQEYSGRFGFQVRLDYQLPPRLVPAHQAIHLLQIAREALSNALKHSGATAVSVAVQQQENRVILRITDNGCGIPVNAERTNHYGLIIMRDRAQSLRGDCQVRPGASGGTEVVVTFIPETFLSSMQGDTHE, from the coding sequence ATGCTAAAACGCCTTTTTTCACCGATCTCGCTGGTTAACCAACTGGCGTTGTTGATGCTGCTGTCGACCGCTATCGGTGTGACGGGCATGGCAATATCCGGCTGGCTGGTACAAGGCGTTCAGGGCAGCGCACATGCGATCAACAAAGCCGGTTCACTGCGTATGCAGAGCTACCGCTTGTTGTCCGCCATTCCGCTTCATGAAGACGAGCAATATTTGCTCGACGAAATGGAGTACACCGCATTCAGCCCGGAACTGGCGCAGGCGGCACAGCGCGACGGTCAGCAAGCGCAGCTCGCTGCGTTGCAAAACTACTGGCGCAGCGAAGTCGTCCCGGCGATAAAACAGGCGCAACAACCGGCGCAAGCAGCGGAAATTATTGCGATTTTCGTTGGGCGAATCGACCGGTTGGTGACCTCGTTTGACCGCAGCACCGAACACCGTATTGAACAAGTGGTGGTGATGCACCGCCTCATGGCGATAGTGATGGGCCTGTTATTGCTGTTTGCCGTGGTCTGGCTGCGGGCGCGTCTACTCCGTCCGTGGCAGCAATTACTGAGCATGGCACGTGCGGTCAGCCAGCGTGATTTTACCCAGCGCGCGCGTATCAGCGGGCGGAACGAGATGGCGACGCTTGGCGAAGCGTTAAATAACATGTCGGCCGAGCTGGGCGAGAGCTACGCGATACTGGAACGCCGCGTTCAGGAAAAAACCGCCGGGCTGGAGCAAAAGAACCAGATCCTGTCGTTTTTATGGCAGGCTAACCACCGGCTGCATTCGCGTATCCCGATGTGCGAGCGCCTGTCGCCGGTGTTGAATGGTTTGCAGAATTTAACCCTGCTGCATGATATTGAGCTGCGGGTGTACGATCTGGAAGATGAGGAAAATCATCAAGATTTTACCTGCCAGTCAGATGCGAGCTGCGATGACAAAGGCTGCCACTTATGCCCGCGCAACGGTATTCTCACCGAATCCAGCGGGTTTGGCACCACGCTGAAATGGCGGCTGGCGGATGCGCACATGCAATATGGTTTGCTGCTGGCAACGCTGCCGCCGGGTCGCCATTTAAGCCATGACCAGCAGCAACTGGTCGACACACTGGTGGAACAACTCACCGCGACGCTGGCGCTCGATCGCCATCAGGACAGGCAGCAGCAGTTGATGGTCATGGAAGAGCGCGCCACCATTGCCCGCGAATTACACGACTCCATCGCGCAGTCCCTCTCGTGCATGAAGATGCAGGTGAGTTGCCTGCAAATGCAGGGTGACGCGCTACCGGAAAACAGCCAGCAGTTGCTGGGGCAGATCCGCAACGAGCTGAATACCTCCTGGGCGCAGCTGCGCGAGTTGCTGACCACGTTTCGTTTACAATTAACCGAACCAGGGCTGCGCCCGGCGCTGGAGTCCAGTTGCCAGGAGTACAGCGGTCGTTTCGGTTTCCAGGTGCGTCTTGATTATCAGCTCCCGCCCCGACTGGTTCCAGCGCATCAGGCGATTCACCTGTTACAGATAGCCCGCGAGGCTCTGAGCAATGCATTAAAACACTCCGGCGCAACCGCGGTCAGCGTCGCAGTGCAACAGCAGGAAAACCGGGTAATATTGCGCATCACCGACAATGGTTGCGGTATACCGGTCAATGCTGAAAGGACGAACCATTATGGATTGATCATTATGCGTGACCGCGCGCAAAGCCTGCGCGGCGATTGCCAGGTTCGCCCCGGAGCATCCGGCGGCACCGAGGTCGTCGTGACGTTTATTCCAGAGACGTTTCTCTCATCCATGCAAGGAGATACCCATGAGTAA
- the narL gene encoding two-component system response regulator NarL, producing MSNQDPATILLIDDHPMLRTGVKQLISMAPDITVVGEASNGEQGIELAESLDPDLILLDLNMPGMNGLETLDKLREKTLSGRVVVFSVSNHEEDVVTALKRGADGYLLKDMEPEDLLKALQQAAAGEMVLSEALTPVLAASLRANRATTDRDITQLTPRERDILKLIAQGLPNKMIARRLDITESTVKVHVKHMLKKMKLKSRVEAAVWVHQERIF from the coding sequence ATGAGTAATCAGGATCCGGCCACCATCCTCCTGATCGACGACCATCCAATGCTGCGAACCGGCGTGAAGCAGTTAATCAGCATGGCTCCCGACATCACCGTCGTCGGCGAAGCCAGCAACGGGGAGCAAGGCATTGAACTGGCGGAATCGCTGGACCCGGATTTGATTTTGCTGGATCTCAACATGCCAGGCATGAACGGGCTGGAAACACTGGATAAGCTGCGGGAAAAAACCCTGTCAGGCCGCGTTGTCGTGTTTAGCGTTTCCAACCATGAAGAAGACGTGGTGACCGCATTAAAACGCGGCGCAGATGGCTACCTGCTGAAAGATATGGAGCCGGAAGATCTCCTGAAAGCGTTGCAACAAGCTGCGGCGGGCGAAATGGTGCTCAGCGAAGCGCTCACCCCGGTGCTGGCCGCCAGCCTGCGCGCCAACCGCGCCACCACTGACCGCGATATTACCCAGCTTACGCCGCGCGAACGCGACATTCTCAAGCTGATTGCCCAGGGGCTGCCGAACAAAATGATTGCCCGCCGCCTGGACATCACTGAAAGCACGGTTAAAGTTCACGTCAAACACATGCTGAAGAAAATGAAACTGAAATCCCGCGTCGAAGCCGCAGTTTGGGTGCATCAGGAACGTATTTTCTGA
- a CDS encoding DsrE/DsrF/TusD sulfur relay family protein — translation MQKIVIIANGAAYGSESLFNSLRLAIALREQSSDTELRLFLMSDAVTAGLRGQKPAEGYNIQQMLEILTAQNVPVKLCKTCTDGRGITALPLIDGVEIGTLVELAQWTLAADKVLTF, via the coding sequence ATGCAAAAGATCGTGATTATCGCCAATGGCGCGGCATACGGCAGTGAGTCGCTATTTAACAGCTTACGGCTGGCCATCGCGCTGCGTGAACAGAGTAGCGACACTGAACTGCGGCTGTTTTTGATGTCCGATGCGGTAACCGCCGGGTTGCGCGGGCAAAAACCTGCCGAGGGCTACAACATCCAGCAGATGCTGGAGATTCTGACGGCGCAAAACGTACCGGTGAAGCTGTGTAAAACCTGCACCGACGGGCGTGGCATCACCGCGTTGCCGCTGATTGACGGCGTGGAGATCGGCACACTGGTGGAGCTGGCGCAGTGGACGCTGGCGGCCGACAAAGTATTAACGTTTTAA